Proteins from a genomic interval of Capsicum annuum cultivar UCD-10X-F1 unplaced genomic scaffold, UCD10Xv1.1 ctg1491, whole genome shotgun sequence:
- the LOC124890298 gene encoding uncharacterized protein LOC124890298 has product MKLPAIIGAPGSSTVHRRQPLLHTTTTATPPPMTAYKRKSEVAGRTAAECVTVCCCIPCAMMNFLVLVVYKIPTGLCQKLLRKNKQKRLLKNESKCGYSGAAVEHGKESKNFIIHGGDGGSGDCIDGRGDGRGGGKTAAESKMEMWGRFYEGGFWRNSSEKKED; this is encoded by the coding sequence ATGAAATTGCCGGCGATAATAGGGGCACCAGGCTCCTCGACGGTACACCGTAGACAACCCCTATTACATACAACAACCACCGCAACGCCGCCGCCTATGACGGCGTATAAACGAAAAAGTGAGGTGGCGGGGCGAACGGCGGCGGAGTGTGTGACGGTGTGTTGTTGTATTCCATGTGCAATGATGAATTTTCTCGTATTGGTAGTGTACAAAATTCCAACGGGATTATGCCAGAAATTGTTAAGGAAGAATAAACAGAAAAGGCTTTTGAAAAATGAATCTAAATGTGGATACAGCGGTGCCGCCGTTGAACACGGCAAGGAATCAAAAAATTTCATCATCCACGGTGGAGACGGTGGAAGTGGCGACTGCATAGATGGCAGAGGTGATGGCAGAGGAGGTGGAAAGACTGCAGCGGAATCGAAAATGGAGATGTGGGGCCGATTTTATGAGGGAGGATTTTGGAGGAATTCATCAGAAAAGAAAGAAGattga